The following coding sequences are from one Verrucosispora sp. WMMD573 window:
- a CDS encoding aminotransferase class V-fold PLP-dependent enzyme: protein MTSSPVYLDAATAAPLHPVARQALLAALDDGWADPDRLYSPARRARQLLDAAREATAETLGVRPDELSFTASGTTAAHTAVLGGLRGRRRAGQVLVHSAIEHSAVLYAAEQHVAGGGTAVEVPVDRLGRLDLDAWSAAVTGARVASAALIAASHEVGTVQPVEAAAAACARVGVPLYVDAAQLVGRVPVPPGWSVLTASARKWGGPPGVGLLVVRKGTRWESPWPTDERESGRTPGTLNLPAVVAAAASLRAAAADATAQAARLSALVDRIRARVAAEVPDVEVVGDPERRLPHLVTFSCLYVDGEALLHALDRRGFAVSSGSSCTSSTLRPSHVLEAMGVLSHGNVRVSLHTGSTEAEVERFLTELPGIVADLREQAGVTGL from the coding sequence GTGACTTCCTCCCCCGTCTACCTGGACGCGGCCACCGCCGCGCCGCTGCACCCGGTCGCCCGGCAGGCGCTGCTGGCCGCGCTCGACGACGGCTGGGCCGACCCCGACCGGCTCTACTCGCCGGCCCGGCGCGCCCGCCAGTTACTCGACGCCGCCCGCGAGGCCACGGCCGAGACCCTCGGTGTACGCCCCGACGAGCTGTCCTTCACCGCCAGTGGCACCACCGCCGCGCACACCGCGGTGCTCGGTGGGCTGCGTGGACGCCGACGGGCCGGCCAGGTCCTGGTGCACTCGGCGATCGAACACTCGGCCGTGCTGTACGCCGCCGAACAGCACGTGGCCGGCGGTGGCACGGCCGTCGAGGTGCCGGTCGACCGCCTCGGCCGGCTGGACCTGGACGCCTGGTCGGCGGCGGTCACCGGGGCCCGGGTGGCGTCGGCCGCGCTGATCGCGGCCAGTCACGAGGTGGGCACCGTCCAGCCGGTCGAGGCCGCCGCCGCGGCCTGCGCCCGGGTCGGCGTGCCGCTCTACGTCGACGCCGCGCAGCTGGTGGGCCGGGTACCGGTGCCGCCCGGCTGGTCGGTGCTGACCGCGAGTGCCCGCAAGTGGGGTGGCCCGCCCGGCGTCGGACTACTCGTGGTCCGTAAGGGCACCCGCTGGGAGTCACCCTGGCCGACCGACGAGCGTGAGTCGGGGCGTACCCCCGGCACGTTGAACCTGCCGGCGGTGGTGGCGGCGGCGGCGAGCCTGCGCGCCGCGGCGGCCGACGCGACGGCCCAGGCGGCACGGCTGTCCGCGCTGGTGGACCGGATCCGGGCCCGGGTGGCGGCCGAGGTGCCGGACGTGGAGGTGGTCGGCGATCCGGAGCGCCGGCTACCACATCTGGTCACCTTCTCCTGCCTGTACGTCGACGGCGAGGCGCTGCTGCACGCGCTGGACCGACGGGGCTTCGCCGTCTCGTCGGGCTCGTCCTGCACCTCGTCCACCCTGCGCCCGTCGCACGTGTTGGAGGCGATGGGGGTGCTCTCGCACGGCAATGTCCGGGTCTCGCTGCACACCGGCAGCACCGAGGCCGAGGTGGAGCGCTTCCTCACCGAACTGCCCGGCATCGTCGCCGACCTGCGGGAACAGGCGGGAGTGACGGGACTGTGA
- a CDS encoding sulfurtransferase TusA family protein, producing the protein MTTPDEVLDCLGQRCPLPVIALARRLPELPVGAVLRVLADDPAAAVDIPAWCRMRQQDYLGTTPGPAYNIRRTH; encoded by the coding sequence GTGACGACTCCCGACGAGGTGCTCGACTGCCTCGGTCAGCGGTGCCCGCTACCGGTGATCGCGCTGGCCCGGCGGCTGCCCGAACTCCCGGTCGGCGCGGTGCTGCGGGTACTGGCCGACGACCCGGCGGCGGCCGTCGACATCCCCGCCTGGTGCCGCATGCGCCAGCAGGACTACCTGGGCACCACCCCCGGCCCCGCCTACAACATCCGCCGCACCCACTAA
- a CDS encoding carbohydrate kinase family protein → MKIAVTGSIATDHLMSFPGRFADQLIADQLHKVSLSFLVDDLVLRRGGVAANIAFGMGQLGLQPVLLGAVGADFADYRSWLERHGVDCDSVHVSEIAHTARFVCTTDTDMCQIASFYAGAMSEARNIELHPVAQRLGGLDLVLVGANDPEAMLRHSAECRERGYPFVADPSQQLARMPGEDVVALIDGADYLMTNDYEKSLLQSKAGLSDDQLLDRVKIRVTTLGKHGVEIAGREIETIHVPIAREAQAVDPTGVGDGFRAGFFTALSWGVGLERAAQVGSLLATLVLETVGTQEYQVRRDVFVKRLAESYGDHSADEIRPHLLP, encoded by the coding sequence ATGAAGATCGCCGTGACCGGCTCGATCGCCACCGACCACCTGATGAGCTTCCCGGGGCGGTTCGCCGACCAGCTCATCGCCGATCAGCTGCACAAGGTCTCGCTCTCCTTCCTGGTGGACGACCTGGTGCTGCGCCGGGGCGGGGTCGCGGCCAACATCGCGTTCGGCATGGGGCAACTCGGCCTCCAGCCGGTGCTGCTCGGCGCCGTCGGCGCCGACTTCGCCGACTACCGCTCCTGGCTGGAGCGGCACGGGGTGGACTGCGACTCGGTGCACGTCAGCGAGATCGCCCACACCGCCCGCTTCGTCTGCACCACGGACACCGACATGTGTCAGATCGCCTCGTTCTACGCGGGCGCGATGAGCGAGGCCCGCAACATCGAGCTGCACCCGGTCGCCCAGCGTCTCGGTGGGCTGGACCTGGTGCTGGTCGGCGCCAACGACCCGGAGGCGATGCTGCGGCACTCCGCCGAGTGTCGCGAGCGTGGCTACCCGTTCGTCGCCGACCCGTCTCAGCAGCTTGCCCGAATGCCCGGCGAGGACGTGGTCGCGCTGATCGACGGCGCCGACTACCTGATGACCAACGACTACGAGAAGTCGCTGCTGCAGAGCAAGGCCGGCCTCTCCGACGACCAACTGTTGGACCGGGTGAAGATCCGGGTCACCACGCTGGGCAAGCACGGGGTGGAAATCGCCGGGCGGGAGATCGAGACGATCCACGTGCCGATCGCCCGGGAGGCCCAGGCGGTCGACCCCACCGGCGTCGGCGACGGCTTCCGCGCCGGCTTCTTCACCGCGCTGTCCTGGGGGGTCGGGCTGGAGCGGGCCGCCCAGGTCGGTTCCCTGCTCGCCACGCTGGTGCTCGAGACCGTCGGCACCCAGGAGTACCAGGTGCGCCGCGACGTGTTCGTCAAGCGTCTCGCGGAGTCCTACGGCGACCACAGCGCCGACGAGATCCGCCCGCACCTGCTCCCCTGA
- the erpA gene encoding iron-sulfur cluster insertion protein ErpA: protein MTTPAQTESTEAKAPTSVVLTDVAAQKVKALIEQEGRDDLRLRVAVQPGGCSGLRYQLFFDERSLDGDIVTDYDGVEVVVDRMSAPYLAGATIDFADRIDAQGFTIDNPNAGNSCACGDSFS, encoded by the coding sequence GTGACCACGCCAGCGCAGACCGAGTCGACCGAGGCCAAGGCCCCCACGTCCGTCGTCCTCACCGACGTCGCGGCGCAGAAGGTCAAGGCCCTGATCGAGCAGGAGGGCCGCGACGACCTGCGGCTCCGGGTCGCCGTGCAGCCGGGCGGCTGCTCCGGCCTGCGGTACCAGCTCTTCTTCGACGAGCGTTCGCTCGACGGTGACATCGTCACCGACTATGACGGTGTCGAGGTCGTCGTCGACCGGATGAGCGCCCCCTACCTGGCCGGCGCCACCATCGACTTCGCCGACCGGATCGACGCCCAGGGCTTCACGATCGACAACCCCAACGCGGGCAACTCCTGCGCCTGCGGAGACTCCTTCAGCTGA
- a CDS encoding glycerate kinase, which yields MWAATLPGMRVLLCPDKFAGTLPAPQVAAAVADGWREVAPGDDLLVRPLADGGPGFLDVLAEALPGRRVPVPTTDPLGRPATGEMLLTEGGAVAWLESAQACGLHLLDAAERDPLATTSYGLGLLIAAAVEAGARTVVVGLGGSATNDGGAGMLAALGAVGLDGTGAALPYGGAALAAAAKLDGLPRLREARLIAATDVDNPLLGLHGASNVFGPQKGADRADVLLLDAALARWAEVLERDLAGCPSGLGALPGGGAAGGIGAALLALGGRCESGIGLVSRAVGLETVLDEVDLVVTGEGRFDHQSLRGKVVAGVAGAARDRGVPCVVLAGQVSAGRREAASVGVTDTYSLVEHFGGEEHGGLAAALERPAEGLRALGARLARQWSR from the coding sequence ATGTGGGCTGCCACACTGCCAGGCATGCGCGTACTGCTCTGCCCGGACAAGTTCGCCGGTACGCTGCCGGCCCCGCAGGTCGCCGCTGCCGTGGCCGACGGTTGGCGGGAGGTGGCACCCGGCGACGACCTGCTGGTCAGACCGTTGGCCGACGGGGGACCGGGCTTCCTCGACGTGCTCGCGGAGGCGCTGCCCGGCCGGCGCGTGCCGGTGCCGACGACCGATCCGCTGGGCCGCCCGGCCACCGGTGAGATGCTGCTCACCGAAGGCGGCGCGGTCGCGTGGCTGGAGAGCGCGCAGGCCTGCGGGCTGCACCTGCTCGATGCCGCCGAGCGTGATCCGTTGGCCACCACGTCGTACGGCCTGGGTCTGCTGATCGCCGCCGCGGTGGAGGCCGGCGCACGCACGGTGGTGGTCGGGCTCGGTGGCTCGGCGACCAACGACGGTGGCGCGGGGATGCTCGCCGCCCTGGGTGCGGTGGGTCTCGACGGCACCGGCGCGGCCCTGCCGTACGGCGGTGCGGCGTTGGCCGCGGCGGCGAAGCTCGACGGGCTGCCCCGGTTGCGTGAGGCCCGGCTGATCGCGGCCACCGACGTCGACAACCCGTTGCTCGGGCTGCACGGCGCGAGCAACGTCTTCGGCCCGCAGAAGGGCGCCGACCGGGCCGATGTGCTGCTGCTGGACGCCGCGCTCGCCCGGTGGGCCGAGGTGCTGGAGCGGGACCTGGCCGGCTGCCCCAGCGGGCTGGGCGCGCTGCCCGGCGGCGGTGCTGCCGGCGGCATCGGCGCCGCGCTGCTCGCCCTGGGCGGGCGGTGCGAGTCCGGCATCGGCCTGGTCAGCCGGGCCGTCGGGCTGGAGACCGTGCTCGACGAGGTCGATCTGGTGGTCACCGGGGAGGGCCGGTTCGACCACCAGTCGCTGCGCGGCAAGGTGGTGGCCGGCGTGGCCGGTGCCGCCCGGGACCGGGGCGTACCCTGCGTCGTGCTCGCCGGCCAGGTCAGCGCCGGGCGGCGGGAGGCGGCGTCGGTCGGGGTGACCGACACGTACAGTCTGGTGGAGCACTTCGGCGGCGAGGAGCACGGCGGGCTGGCCGCCGCGCTGGAGCGCCCGGCGGAGGGACTGCGGGCGCTCGGTGCCCGGCTGGCCCGGCAGTGGAGCCGCTGA
- the nadA gene encoding quinolinate synthase NadA, whose protein sequence is MTSTWVEPSNTATALLLLGRGSDPATERGVECPGDLPAPSDPDLVARATAAKAALGDRVFVLGHHYQRDEVIQFADVTGDSFKLAREAAARPQAEYIVFCGVHFMAESADILTADTQQVVLPDLAAGCSMADMAALPQVESAWDVLTELGLAEHTVPVTYMNSSADIKGFVGRNGGVVCTSSNARRALDWAYEQGEKVLFLPDQHLGRNTAVLEMGFSLDDCVLYDPHKPNGGLTAEQLRGAKMILWRGHCSVHGRFTLDSVNDVRQRVPGVNVLVHPECRHEVVQAADLVGSTEYIIRTIEAAPAGSAWAVGTELNLVRRLALAHPDKQIMFLDRAVCYCSTMNRIDLPHLVWALEELVAGRVVNRITVDADTAHHARVALDQMLALPGA, encoded by the coding sequence GTGACGTCGACCTGGGTAGAGCCCTCCAACACCGCCACTGCGCTGCTGCTCCTCGGCCGCGGCAGCGACCCCGCCACGGAACGTGGCGTGGAGTGTCCGGGTGACCTGCCGGCACCGAGCGACCCCGACCTGGTGGCCCGCGCGACGGCGGCCAAGGCCGCTCTCGGCGACCGGGTCTTCGTGCTGGGTCACCACTACCAGCGCGACGAGGTGATCCAGTTCGCCGACGTGACCGGCGACTCGTTCAAGCTGGCCCGCGAGGCCGCCGCCCGGCCGCAGGCCGAGTACATCGTCTTCTGCGGTGTGCACTTCATGGCCGAGAGCGCGGACATCCTCACCGCCGACACCCAGCAGGTCGTGCTGCCCGACCTGGCCGCCGGCTGCTCGATGGCGGACATGGCGGCGCTGCCGCAGGTCGAGAGCGCCTGGGACGTGCTCACCGAGCTGGGGCTGGCGGAGCACACCGTCCCGGTCACCTACATGAACTCCTCGGCGGACATCAAGGGCTTCGTCGGGCGCAACGGCGGCGTGGTCTGCACCTCGTCGAACGCGAGGCGGGCCCTGGACTGGGCGTACGAGCAGGGTGAGAAGGTGCTCTTCCTGCCCGATCAGCACCTGGGCCGCAACACCGCCGTGCTGGAGATGGGCTTCTCCCTGGACGACTGCGTCCTCTACGACCCGCACAAGCCCAACGGCGGGCTCACCGCGGAGCAGCTGCGCGGGGCGAAGATGATCCTCTGGCGCGGCCACTGCTCGGTGCACGGCCGGTTCACCCTGGACAGCGTCAACGACGTCCGGCAGCGGGTGCCGGGGGTGAACGTGCTGGTGCACCCGGAGTGCCGGCACGAGGTGGTGCAGGCCGCCGACCTGGTCGGCTCGACGGAGTACATCATCAGGACCATCGAGGCCGCTCCGGCCGGCTCCGCGTGGGCCGTCGGCACCGAGCTGAACCTGGTCCGCCGGCTGGCGCTGGCCCACCCGGACAAGCAGATCATGTTCCTGGATCGGGCGGTCTGCTACTGCTCGACGATGAACCGGATCGATCTGCCGCACCTGGTCTGGGCACTGGAGGAGCTGGTCGCCGGTCGCGTGGTCAACCGGATCACGGTTGACGCCGACACCGCGCACCACGCTCGGGTGGCGCTGGACCAGATGCTCGCGCTGCCCGGGGCCTGA
- the murA gene encoding UDP-N-acetylglucosamine 1-carboxyvinyltransferase, which produces MSIHRNGSTHALEVALTDDVLVVHGGTPLQGRIRVRGAKNLVSKAMVAALLGDSPSRLFDVPKIRDVEVVRGLLGLHGVKVTDGVEDGELVFDPANVESASTDQINVHAGSSRIPILFCGPLLHRLGHAFIPDLGGCHIGPRPIDFHLQALREFGATVDKTPEGLHLSAPNGLHGTKFALPYPSVGATEQVLLTAVMAEGVTELRNAAVEPEIVDLICVLQKMGAIIKVHTDRVIEIQGVPKLHGYTHRPIPDRIEAASWAAAALATRGHVEVLGAEQADMMTFLNVFRSVGGEYEVTDTRPPRPGQPGQEGGIRFWHPGGELQATALETDVHPGFMTDWQQPLVVALTQARGLSIVHETVYEQRLGYTEALNSMGANIQVYRDCLGGTPCRFGRRNFKHSAVIAGPSKLHAADLVIPDLRAGFSHLIAALAAEGTSRVYGVDLINRGYEDFEAKLADLGAQVERP; this is translated from the coding sequence GTGTCCATCCATCGAAACGGCAGCACGCACGCGCTGGAGGTTGCGTTGACCGACGACGTCCTGGTCGTACACGGAGGCACGCCGCTGCAAGGGCGGATCCGCGTGCGCGGCGCGAAGAATCTGGTTTCCAAGGCGATGGTCGCCGCGCTGCTCGGCGACAGCCCGAGCCGGCTGTTCGACGTACCGAAGATCCGCGACGTCGAGGTCGTCCGGGGTCTGCTCGGGCTGCACGGCGTCAAGGTCACCGACGGCGTCGAGGACGGTGAGCTGGTCTTCGACCCGGCCAACGTGGAAAGCGCCAGCACCGACCAGATCAACGTGCACGCCGGCTCCAGCCGGATCCCGATCCTGTTCTGCGGGCCGCTGCTGCACCGCCTCGGGCACGCCTTCATTCCGGACCTCGGCGGCTGCCACATCGGGCCCCGGCCGATCGACTTCCACCTGCAGGCGCTGCGCGAGTTCGGTGCGACTGTCGACAAGACCCCCGAAGGGCTGCACCTGTCCGCCCCGAACGGGCTGCACGGCACCAAGTTCGCGCTGCCCTACCCGAGTGTGGGCGCGACCGAGCAGGTGCTGCTGACCGCGGTGATGGCCGAGGGCGTCACCGAGCTGCGCAACGCGGCGGTGGAGCCGGAGATCGTCGACCTGATCTGTGTCCTGCAGAAGATGGGCGCGATCATCAAGGTGCACACCGACCGGGTGATCGAGATCCAGGGCGTACCGAAGCTGCACGGTTACACCCACCGGCCCATCCCGGACCGGATCGAGGCGGCGAGTTGGGCGGCGGCGGCACTGGCCACCCGTGGCCACGTCGAGGTGCTCGGTGCGGAGCAGGCCGACATGATGACCTTCCTGAACGTCTTCCGCTCGGTCGGCGGCGAGTACGAGGTGACCGACACCCGTCCGCCCCGGCCCGGACAGCCGGGTCAGGAGGGCGGCATCCGCTTCTGGCACCCGGGCGGCGAACTCCAAGCCACCGCGCTGGAGACCGACGTGCACCCGGGCTTCATGACCGACTGGCAGCAACCGCTGGTGGTGGCCCTGACCCAGGCTCGCGGGCTGTCCATCGTCCACGAGACGGTCTACGAGCAGCGGCTCGGCTACACCGAGGCGCTGAACTCGATGGGTGCGAACATCCAGGTCTACCGGGACTGCCTGGGCGGCACCCCGTGCCGCTTCGGCCGGCGTAACTTCAAGCACTCCGCCGTGATCGCCGGTCCGAGCAAGCTGCACGCCGCCGACCTGGTCATTCCCGACCTGCGGGCGGGCTTCAGCCACCTGATCGCCGCGCTGGCCGCCGAGGGCACCTCCCGGGTCTACGGCGTCGACCTGATCAACCGGGGGTACGAGGACTTCGAGGCCAAGCTCGCCGATCTGGGCGCGCAGGTGGAACGGCCGTAG
- a CDS encoding DUF3043 domain-containing protein, whose protein sequence is MPSLFRRKSADLADPATEPLTPAQEEAAEAARSRAYTPAKGRETPKRPVTGRRPAGATKPLSKDEAKAQRRQRRAEAAAEFRREGGPRDRGPERLLARNVVDSRRTVGTWFFGGALVVLIGSNQAMPPVIRLASNLLWGALALGVVVDSVLISRRISKLVRERFPNSTQRMGSLYLYAIMRSITFRKLRTPEPRVAIGDQV, encoded by the coding sequence GTGCCGTCGCTGTTTCGTCGCAAGTCCGCCGACCTCGCCGATCCCGCCACCGAGCCGCTGACCCCGGCGCAGGAGGAGGCGGCCGAGGCGGCACGGTCCCGTGCCTACACCCCGGCCAAGGGACGGGAGACGCCGAAACGACCCGTCACCGGCCGTCGGCCCGCCGGGGCGACGAAGCCGCTGAGCAAGGACGAGGCGAAAGCGCAGCGCCGGCAACGACGCGCCGAGGCGGCTGCGGAGTTCCGGCGGGAGGGCGGTCCCCGTGACCGGGGTCCGGAGCGGTTGCTGGCCCGCAACGTCGTCGACTCCCGGCGTACCGTCGGCACCTGGTTCTTTGGTGGCGCCCTGGTGGTGCTGATCGGCTCCAACCAGGCGATGCCGCCGGTGATCCGGCTGGCCTCGAACCTGCTCTGGGGCGCGCTGGCGCTGGGGGTGGTGGTCGACTCGGTGCTCATCTCGCGCAGGATCTCCAAGCTGGTCCGCGAGCGCTTCCCGAACTCCACCCAGCGGATGGGGTCGCTCTACCTCTACGCGATCATGCGGTCGATCACCTTCCGCAAGCTGCGTACGCCGGAGCCGCGGGTCGCCATCGGCGACCAGGTCTGA